The proteins below are encoded in one region of Ostrea edulis chromosome 3, xbOstEdul1.1, whole genome shotgun sequence:
- the LOC125674148 gene encoding vesicle transport protein SFT2B-like has product MDKLKKALSGDDEDEEAGIVTQISNSTTLSWSTRIKGFAICFVLGVALSILGSILLWFKNGLILFAVFYTIGNILSLASTCFLMGPFNQLKKMFAKTRIIATILVLVMFVLTLVCAFALKNAALTLICCILQFLALTWYALSYIPFARDAAKKCFASCLD; this is encoded by the exons ATGGATAAATTAAAGAAAGCACTAAGCGGGGATGATGAAGACGAGGAGGCCGGGATCGTTACACAG ATTTCAAACTCAACCACTCTAAGCTGGTCAACAAGAATAAAAGGCTTTGCCATCTGTTTCGTGCTGGGCGTGGCACTCTCTATTTTG GGAAGCATTCTTCTGTGGTTTAAGAATGGACTTATTCTTTTTGCTGTGTTTTACACAATTGGAAATATTTTGTCACTTGCAAG tacatgtttccTGATGGGTCCATTTAATCAGTTGAAGAAAATGTTTGCAAAAACAAGAATAATAGCCACCATTTTAGTCCTG gTGATGTTTGTTCTCACCTTAGTCTGTGCGTTTGCa TTGAAGAATGCAGCTCTCACTTTGATTTGTTGTATCCTCCAGTTCCTAGCTTTAACTTGGTACGCCTTGTCATATATTCCATTTGCAAG GGATGCTGCCAAAAAGTGTTTTGCCTCATGTTTAGATTGA
- the LOC125674572 gene encoding eukaryotic translation initiation factor 2 subunit 3 — translation MAGEEEEQTKTLQPHLSKQDIKTLNIGRLTPLTPEVISRQATINIGTIGHVAHGKSTVVKAISGVQTVRFKNELVRNITIKLGYANAKIYKCNNEACPRPGCYRSCGSSKEDNFPCDRPGCSGRFQVQRHVSFVDCPGHDILMATMLNGAAVMDAALLLIAGNESCPQPQTSEHLAAVEIMKLKHILILQNKIDLVKESQAKEQYEQILAFVKGTIAEGAPIIPISAQLKYNIDVICEYIIKKIPVPLRDFTSEPRLIVIRSFDVNKPGSEVDDLKGGVAGGSILKGVLKVGQEIEVRPGIVAKDQDGKWACKPIRSKILSLLAEQNDLQYAVPGGLIGVGTKIDPMLCRADRMVGQVLGAVNALPDIYTEITISFFLLRRLLGVKTEGDKKGAKVQKLSKNEVLMVNIGSLSTGGRVIAVKADLAKVGLTNPVCTEIGEKIALSRRVEKHWRLIGWGQIRQGIKVNPIGQDD, via the exons ATGGCAGGCGAAGAAGAGGAGCAGACAAAAACTCTTCAACCTCACTTATCGAAACAGGATATAAAAACTCTG AACATAGGCAGATTAACACCTCTTACACCAGAAGTCATTAGTAGACAAGCCACGATTAACATTG gtACCATTGGTCATGTAGCTCATGGTAAATCTACAGTAGTCAAGGCCATATCTGGGGTGCAG ACTGTCAGATTTAAGAATGAACTGGTCAGGAACATCACCATTAAACTTGGATATGCCAATGCAAAG atatacaagtgcAACAATGAAGCATGTCCCCGCCCTGGATGTTACCGATCCTGTGGAAGCTCAAAAGAGGACAATTTCCCGTGTGACAGACCAGGATGTTCAGGCAGATTCCAAGTCCAACG ACACGTATCCTTTGTTGATTGTCCTGGTCACGACATTCTTATGGCCACCATGTTGAACGGAGCAGCTGTCATGGATGCTGCATTACTATTAATAG CTGGCAATGAATCTTGTCCCCAGCCCCAGACCTCGGAACACTTGGCTGCAGTGGAAATCATGAAACTCAAACACATCCTGATCCTTCAGAACAAAATTGATCTGGTCAAGGAAAGTCAGGCCAAGGAACAGTATGAACAGATCTTGGCTTTTGTCAAAG GAACCATTGCAGAAGGTGCCCCCATCATACCAATCTCAGCTCAGCTAAAGTACAATATTGATgttatttgtgaatatattaTTAAAAAGATCCCAGTACCTTTACGAGACTTCACATCAGAACCCAGACTAATTG tCATTAGATCTTTTGACGTCAACAAACCAGGTAGTGAAGTTGACGATCTCAAGGGAGGTGTGGCTGGAGGAAGTATTCTAAAGGGTGTTCTAAAA GTTGGACAAGAAATAGAAGTGAGGCCGGGCATTGTGGCAAAGGATCAGGATGGAAAGTGGGCATGTAAACCTATCAGATCCAAGATTCTGTCGCTGTTGGCTGAACAGAATGATTTACAGTATGCAGTGCCAGGAGGGCTTATTG GTGTTGGTACGAAGATTGACCCCATGTTATGTAGGGCAGACAGAATGGTGGGACAGGTTCTTGGAGCGGTCAATGCTCTCCCTGACATCTACACAGAAATCACCATCTCTTTCTTCTTATTGAGGCGACTCCTTGGAGTGAAGACGGAAGGAGATAAGAAGGGAGCCAAG GTTCAAAAACTGTCAAAGAACGAAGTTTTGATGGTAAATATTGGTTCCTTGTCTACCGGAGGGCGTGTCATTGCAGTCAAGGCTGATTTAGCTAAAGTTGGATTAACTAACCCAGTATGTACAGAAATCGGAGAGAAGATCGCTCTCAGTAGACGTGTGGAGAAACATTGGAG atTGATTGGATGGGGACAGATTCGACAGGGAATTAAAGTTAACCCAATCGGACAGGACGACTGA